The sequence TTTAGTTGTCGGCCCAATTGGCAAAAAAAATCGCTGACCCGAGAGGTCAGCGATCGCATCTAAGACACTAAGCAAGGAAACGCTGTGGCTGTAGCCGCTACTCATGCTGCTAGGTAGCCCAAGGGGCGATCGCTCCAGCCCCGAGAGGCCCAGAGCTGACAGCAGCCAAAAATCTTGGCAGTTAGCTATGACTCTAGTTATGACTCAAAGCCTTACAGTCGTTGCGCTTTAGCTGCCAGCAGCCTATCCCAAGCAGACTTGATTTGCAATCAGCCATCAGCTTTTAGTCTATCAGCTTCTGTTCGCATTAAGAATAGCTTATGAATCACTCGGTTCGGGCCTGGTAGGGTGGCTGAAGCGAGACCTTAGCTCCTGGTAGCGAGGTTGGCTAAACCAGTATATTTAAGCCAAAGGCTCTAAGCACAAGATATCTCTCCAGAAAACGCTTCAACTCGAAAAAATCAGTTTTTAGCCCAATTCAAGGCCCGTTGATAGGGATAAATCGTGTCTTTGACTGCTGCTCTTCAGATTTAGTTCATCAGAGCTGCCCACGCTCTCAGCGATCTTATTGACAATACTCATCAACTAGATCAAGACTAATGAGACCGTCACCGCTGCCCTGCGGATCGCGAGTCCAATCATCCCCTGCGGGTTATTGGGTGGGTGGACAAATGGGGTGAAGACGAATGGCCTTCACCCGTCCTGCTTGCCCCTTGCCAAGTGGAGGCGATGCGGAGTTGGCTAGACCCCAGGGGCGGGGGCGCTAATTGATTTTGAGGAGTGTTTCGCGATGAATAGTTTACGGTTAAGCTGCCAGAGTCTGGTCCCAGCAGTCATTTTTGCAGCACTGTCTACCGCTGGCTCGGCCCTAGCCGCCGAGTCTGGCCCGACCCCCGTTAGCACAACGCCCGAGGCGGTGCAGCTAGCGCAAATCACCAGTGTGTCGGAGCTAACCGACGTGCTGCCCTCAGATTGGGCTTTTCAGGCGCTACAGAGCCTGGTCGAGAACTACGGCTGCATTCAGGGCTACCCCGATCGCACCTTTCGCGGCCAGCGCAGCATGACTCGCTTTGAGTTTGCCGCCGGCCTCAATGCCTGTCTAGATGTCGTCGCCACCCTGATCGCCCAGTCAGGCCTCAACCCCGAGGATCTAGCTACTATTCGTCGCCTGCAAGACGAGTTTCAGGCTGAGCTAGCCACCCTGCGGGGCCGCGTCGATGCCCTAGAAGCCGACACCGCCACCCTGCGCGCCCAGCAGTTTTCGACCACAACCAAACTGCGGGGTCAGGCCGATTTTCACCTGGGGGTGCCCTTTGATCCGTTGGTGATTGTCAACGCGGCCAATGCGCCCGTGGTGCAAGAGACCAGTGCCAGCGTTGCGGCCCGCGCCCGGCTCAACTTTGACACCAGCTTTACCGGTCGCGATCGCCTGCGGATTCGTCTGCAATCGGGTGACGGTAACGCCCTAGTGCCCTTTGGTGGCCTCGATTCTGCTGGCGGCAGTGGCTATAACGTTGCCATCGACGATTTCTACTACCGCTTCCCAGTGGGCAACCGTATCAATCTCACCGTGTCTCCCCGCGGCCTATCGGGTAACGATTGGGTGACCAGCACCATCGTGCCTTACCACGGATCTGGAGTTGCCGACGCCGCCAAACCTCAGTTCTATAACTCTGGCGGTAGCAGCAGCAACGGCGCTGGGGTAGGAGTCAACATCAACCTCACCGACAGCCTGGTGTTTGACGCGGGCTACACCGCTGGCAACCCTGGGGCCACCCAGCCCAATGTGGGGGTCTTTGCCGCCGCTAACCAGAGCTACATCGCTCAGCTCAGCTACCTGGGCCAAGGCTTTCTAAATGCTGGGGTCACCTACCTACACAACGATCGCTCTTCTATCTTTGCCCTCGACAACACCGGGGCAGCGGCGGCGGCTGGGGCCACAGATACCTTTGCCGGACTGGTCAACCTCAACTTTGGCCGCTTCTTTGTGGCTGGTCACGGAGCTTACCAAACCTTTAACGGCGGTAACGACTTTAGCTGGAGTGCTGGGGCTGGCATCAATGACTTCCTGCGGGAAGGGGCGGAACTGGCTGTTTACGGTACCCAGCTCCCTCAGCTGGCAGGCCGCAGCGACAACCCGTTCTTGATTGAAGGCTATTACGAAATTCCCTTTAGCCGATACCTGACCATTACCCCAGCGCTTGTCTACGGCGACGCCAAATACGCCAACACTGGCGGTGCCGTTACCGACAACACCGCCCTCTATGGTTTTGTGCGGGCGACCTTCCGGTTCTAGGCGGCCTTAGCCTTTGGTTTTTTCTCTCCGCGTTTAGCCCCACCGTGCCAAGGTGGGGCTTTTTTTGTCGGGCAGAACCGCTCCCCCAGGGGCGGGTTTGGGTGGATGCTGCATTCTATGTTAAAAGGAATGGGTAGCAATAATTTCTATCTATGAAAGCCTTGGGTATGCCCCGCAAAGCCTTGCTGCCTAGGCTAGATGGCTGGACGGTGGGGGTGGGGCTGATTGCCCTGGTGATGTTATTGCCAGTGGCAATCATTCTCACGGGGTTATTTACCAACTCTAGCGAAGCCTGGGAGCATTTGGCGGCGACGGTGCTGCCCGATTATCTGCGCAACTCCCTGGTGCTGATGGTCGGCGTGGGCCTGGGGGTGTTGGGCCTGGGTGTCAGCACCGCCTGGCTGGTGAGCACCTGCCAATTTTGGGGGCGGCGCTGGTTTGAGTGGCTGCTGCTGCTGCCGTTGGCGGCCCCCACCTACATTCTGGCCTACGTCTACACCGACACCCTGGAGTACTTTGGCCCGGTGCAGACGGCGCTACGGGGCCTGTTTGGCTGGCAGCGGGCGACAGACTACTGGTTCCCCAACATTCGCTCGATCGAAGGGGCGATTTTGCTGTTTAGCCTGACGCTCTATCCCTACGTCTATTTGCTAGCGCGGGTGGCGTTTTTAGAGCAGTCTACCGCCACCCTAGAGGCCAGCCGGTCTTTGGGGCGGGGGCCGTGGCAAAGTTTTTGGTCGGTGGCGCTGCCTATGGCGCGACCGGCGATCGCCGCTGGCACCGCCCTGGCCCTGATGGAAACCCTGAATGACTTTGGCACCGTGGCCTACTTCAGCGTGCCGACCTTTACTACAGGCATCTACCGCACCTGGTTTGGCATGGGCGATCGCCCGGCGGCGGTGCAGCTCTCGGCGCTGCTGCTGCTGTTTATCTTTGCCCTGGTGCTGCTAGAGCAGCAGTCGCGGCGGCGGGCTCGCTACTACCAGGGCATGGGGCGATCGGTGTCGCAGTCGCGCTACGAATTGGCGGGGCTGCGGGCGGTAGGGGCCTGGGTGGCCTGCTTTGTGCCGGTGCTGCTGGGGCTAATTGTGCCCATCGGGCTGCTGCTGGCCATGACCCTGCGCAATGCCGACGCGACCTTGAACCGCAGCTTTTGGGTGCTGAGCCGCAACAGTCTGGTGCTGGCGGTGCTGGCGGCGGTGCTGGCGGTGGTGTTGTCGTTGGTGATGGCCTACGGTCTGCGGCTGAATCGCACCCCGTTTCTGAAGCTCGCGGTGCAGGGGGCTAACCTGGGCTATGCAGTGCCCGGCGCGGTGATCGCGGTGGGCACGCTGATACCGCTGGCCGGGTTTGACAATGCGATCGATGCCTGGATGCGGCAGACCTTTGGCGTTTCGACCGGGCTGCTGCTCAGCGGCACGATTATTGCGCTGCTGTTTGCCTACCTGGTGCGGTTTTTGGCCGTCAGCTTTGGGGCCACCGAGGCGGGGCTGAGCAAAATTAAGCCGTCACTGGATGACGCCGCCCGCAGCCTGGGCCAGAGCCCGCGCCAAACACTGATCAAAGTTCACCGCCCGCTGCTGGGCAGCAGTCTGCTCACGGCCACCATGCTGGTGTTTGTCGATGTGATGAAGGAACTGCCCGCGACGCTGATTATTCGCCCGTTTAATTTCGACACTCTGGCGGTGCGGGTTTACCAGTACGCCGCCGATGAGCGGCTGATCGAGGCCTCGGCCCCGGCCTTGGCGATCATTCTGGTGGGGCTGCTGCCGGTGCTCTGGCTGAGCAAGCAGATC is a genomic window of Nodosilinea sp. E11 containing:
- a CDS encoding iron ABC transporter permease — translated: MPRKALLPRLDGWTVGVGLIALVMLLPVAIILTGLFTNSSEAWEHLAATVLPDYLRNSLVLMVGVGLGVLGLGVSTAWLVSTCQFWGRRWFEWLLLLPLAAPTYILAYVYTDTLEYFGPVQTALRGLFGWQRATDYWFPNIRSIEGAILLFSLTLYPYVYLLARVAFLEQSTATLEASRSLGRGPWQSFWSVALPMARPAIAAGTALALMETLNDFGTVAYFSVPTFTTGIYRTWFGMGDRPAAVQLSALLLLFIFALVLLEQQSRRRARYYQGMGRSVSQSRYELAGLRAVGAWVACFVPVLLGLIVPIGLLLAMTLRNADATLNRSFWVLSRNSLVLAVLAAVLAVVLSLVMAYGLRLNRTPFLKLAVQGANLGYAVPGAVIAVGTLIPLAGFDNAIDAWMRQTFGVSTGLLLSGTIIALLFAYLVRFLAVSFGATEAGLSKIKPSLDDAARSLGQSPRQTLIKVHRPLLGSSLLTATMLVFVDVMKELPATLIIRPFNFDTLAVRVYQYAADERLIEASAPALAIILVGLLPVLWLSKQIANEGKA
- a CDS encoding iron uptake porin, with product MNSLRLSCQSLVPAVIFAALSTAGSALAAESGPTPVSTTPEAVQLAQITSVSELTDVLPSDWAFQALQSLVENYGCIQGYPDRTFRGQRSMTRFEFAAGLNACLDVVATLIAQSGLNPEDLATIRRLQDEFQAELATLRGRVDALEADTATLRAQQFSTTTKLRGQADFHLGVPFDPLVIVNAANAPVVQETSASVAARARLNFDTSFTGRDRLRIRLQSGDGNALVPFGGLDSAGGSGYNVAIDDFYYRFPVGNRINLTVSPRGLSGNDWVTSTIVPYHGSGVADAAKPQFYNSGGSSSNGAGVGVNINLTDSLVFDAGYTAGNPGATQPNVGVFAAANQSYIAQLSYLGQGFLNAGVTYLHNDRSSIFALDNTGAAAAAGATDTFAGLVNLNFGRFFVAGHGAYQTFNGGNDFSWSAGAGINDFLREGAELAVYGTQLPQLAGRSDNPFLIEGYYEIPFSRYLTITPALVYGDAKYANTGGAVTDNTALYGFVRATFRF